The following proteins are co-located in the Wenzhouxiangella marina genome:
- a CDS encoding class I SAM-dependent methyltransferase, with protein MSLTLTRFEAAPEPRLEFQIDEPIVFDLDAELIVDAPDGQRWQYFLRQTGLDISWLPAGRYRLDCPQAGDWAEGSALTLILRDEANAGGRERGRASTTLEGRAKWDSGSWKLHSGAGTVPVSELSWARQDHNWFFRHFDHAARTIIHLFFQRDQRLKGRVLDVGCGDGITDLGIALRMQPEELVGVDPFKGYERLAEVCRAHHLPEALISPPNLRFQADDANALSFPDDHFDAVLSWGSLEHIAGGYDRAMAEIRRVLRPGGLFFAHPGLFYGSVGNHLGEFFDDPWIHLKIEPEELERRVLAGRPRYMDRAGEESPSEDYWRWYTELNPITVDGFEKELRALGFEPRRFALRTDPVVDYSPELQEHSMTTLGLAELYVVCELKK; from the coding sequence GTGTCCCTGACCCTGACCCGTTTCGAAGCGGCGCCGGAACCGCGCCTCGAATTCCAGATCGACGAGCCGATCGTCTTCGACCTCGACGCCGAACTGATCGTCGACGCGCCCGATGGCCAGCGATGGCAGTATTTCCTGCGCCAGACCGGGCTCGACATCTCCTGGCTACCCGCCGGCCGCTACCGCCTCGATTGCCCGCAGGCCGGCGATTGGGCCGAGGGCTCGGCCCTCACCCTGATCCTGCGTGACGAAGCCAACGCCGGCGGCCGGGAACGGGGACGGGCGTCGACCACCCTCGAAGGCCGAGCCAAATGGGACAGCGGCAGCTGGAAACTCCACTCCGGCGCCGGCACCGTGCCCGTCAGCGAGCTGAGCTGGGCGCGTCAGGATCACAACTGGTTCTTCCGCCACTTCGACCATGCCGCCCGGACCATCATCCACCTGTTCTTCCAGCGCGACCAACGCCTGAAGGGTCGCGTACTGGACGTCGGCTGCGGGGACGGCATCACCGATCTGGGTATCGCGCTGAGAATGCAGCCCGAGGAACTGGTCGGCGTGGACCCGTTCAAGGGCTATGAGCGACTGGCCGAGGTCTGCCGCGCACATCATCTGCCCGAGGCCTTGATCAGCCCGCCCAATCTGCGCTTCCAGGCCGATGACGCCAATGCCCTGAGCTTCCCCGACGACCACTTCGACGCGGTACTGAGCTGGGGTTCGCTGGAACACATTGCCGGCGGCTATGACCGCGCGATGGCCGAGATCCGGCGCGTGCTGCGGCCGGGCGGCCTGTTCTTCGCCCATCCGGGCCTGTTCTACGGCAGCGTGGGCAACCACCTGGGCGAGTTCTTCGACGACCCCTGGATTCACCTGAAGATCGAGCCTGAAGAACTCGAGCGGCGCGTTCTTGCTGGCCGGCCGCGCTACATGGATCGGGCCGGAGAGGAGTCCCCGAGCGAGGACTACTGGCGCTGGTACACGGAACTGAATCCGATCACCGTGGACGGCTTCGAAAAGGAACTGCGGGCGCTGGGCTTCGAACCGCGGCGCTTCGCCCTGCGCACGGACCCGGTGGTCGACTACAGCCCGGAACTGCAGGAACACTCGATGACCACGCTCGGCCTGGCCGAGCTCTATGTCGTCTGCGAACTGAAGAAGTAG
- a CDS encoding adenosylmethionine--8-amino-7-oxononanoate transaminase → MSNQHWRERDLAALWHPCSQMKDHEWLPMIPIRRGRGVWLEDYDGHRYLDAISSWWVNLFGHANEHVAARIAEQARELEHVILAGFSHAPAIELAERLTQLAPPGLERVFYADSGSAAVEIALKMSFHYWLNQGQAEKTRFVCLSGSYHGETLGALAVGDVGLYRDTYKPLLLQPLVVPSPDCFEREPGQSWAEFSVERFRDMEKLLAERHSEIAAVIVEPLVQCAGGMRMYHPVYLERLRQACDRYGVHLIADEIAVGFGRTGTLFACEQAGIRPDFMCLSKGLTGGFLPLSAVLTRESIYQAFYHDYEQLKAFMHSHSYTGNALCCTAALATLDLFEASDVLADNRLKSKRMRERVAELEDHPNVHEIRQHGMILAMEMGRSDGQPYPWEERRGIRVYRYGLEHETLLRPLGNVVYFMPPYVINDEEIDQLARVAIEGIHQATRD, encoded by the coding sequence ATGAGCAATCAGCACTGGCGAGAGCGCGATCTGGCCGCGCTCTGGCACCCCTGCTCCCAGATGAAAGACCACGAATGGCTGCCGATGATTCCCATCCGGCGCGGAAGGGGGGTCTGGCTGGAAGACTACGACGGGCATCGCTACCTCGACGCCATTTCATCCTGGTGGGTCAACCTGTTCGGTCACGCCAACGAGCACGTCGCCGCACGCATCGCCGAACAGGCGCGGGAACTGGAACACGTCATTCTCGCTGGCTTCTCCCATGCCCCGGCGATCGAGCTGGCCGAGCGCCTCACCCAGCTCGCCCCGCCGGGCCTGGAGCGGGTGTTCTACGCGGACTCCGGATCCGCCGCCGTCGAGATCGCCCTGAAGATGTCCTTCCATTACTGGCTGAATCAGGGCCAGGCGGAAAAGACCCGCTTCGTCTGCCTGTCCGGCAGCTACCACGGCGAGACCCTCGGCGCCCTGGCCGTGGGCGATGTCGGCCTGTATCGCGACACCTACAAGCCGCTGCTCCTCCAGCCCCTGGTCGTGCCCTCGCCCGACTGCTTCGAGAGGGAACCGGGCCAGAGCTGGGCCGAGTTCAGCGTCGAGCGTTTCCGGGACATGGAGAAGCTGCTGGCCGAACGGCATTCGGAAATCGCCGCCGTGATCGTCGAGCCCCTGGTCCAGTGCGCCGGTGGCATGCGCATGTACCACCCGGTCTACCTGGAGCGTCTGCGCCAGGCCTGCGACCGCTACGGCGTGCACCTGATCGCCGACGAGATCGCCGTCGGCTTCGGCCGCACCGGCACCCTTTTCGCCTGCGAGCAGGCAGGCATCCGACCGGATTTCATGTGTCTGTCCAAGGGCCTGACCGGCGGCTTCCTGCCCCTGTCGGCCGTGCTGACCCGCGAGTCGATCTACCAGGCCTTCTATCACGACTACGAGCAACTTAAGGCCTTCATGCATTCGCACAGCTACACGGGCAATGCCCTGTGCTGCACCGCCGCCCTGGCCACCCTGGACCTCTTCGAGGCCAGCGACGTGCTCGCCGACAACCGGCTCAAGTCGAAGCGCATGCGCGAGCGCGTTGCCGAACTCGAAGACCACCCCAACGTCCACGAGATCCGCCAGCACGGCATGATCCTGGCCATGGAAATGGGACGATCCGACGGGCAGCCCTATCCCTGGGAGGAACGCCGGGGCATCCGCGTCTACCGGTACGGCCTCGAACACGAGACCCTGCTGCGCCCGCTGGGCAACGTCGTCTACTTCATGCCGCCCTACGTGATCAATGACGAGGAGATCGACCAGCTCGCCCGGGTCGCGATCGAGGGCATCCACCAGGCGACCCGCGACTGA
- a CDS encoding prepilin-type N-terminal cleavage/methylation domain-containing protein, protein MRRARGFTLIEVLVVVAIAATLTALVVLRLGQWRSPDDPEYLLERLAARLNHQCEQAMFQARPRALRLSAAGYDVWQGTAEGWRPLPPDGPNRPQAFPEGLEVELEMSGYPVELAEVEFDEPADIRPQIICQPLGELTPFRLTLSRDRLRWRLEGQASGRLDIESPSA, encoded by the coding sequence ATGCGGCGAGCGCGTGGCTTCACCCTGATCGAGGTGCTGGTCGTGGTCGCGATCGCGGCCACCCTGACGGCCCTGGTCGTACTGCGCCTGGGGCAGTGGCGGAGCCCGGACGACCCCGAGTATCTGCTCGAACGCCTGGCGGCCCGCCTGAACCATCAATGCGAGCAGGCGATGTTCCAGGCGAGGCCCCGTGCCCTGCGCCTGAGCGCCGCAGGCTATGACGTCTGGCAGGGCACGGCCGAGGGCTGGCGACCCCTCCCGCCCGACGGCCCGAACCGGCCGCAGGCCTTCCCCGAGGGACTGGAGGTCGAACTCGAAATGAGTGGCTATCCGGTCGAGCTCGCCGAAGTCGAGTTCGACGAGCCAGCCGATATCCGTCCCCAGATCATCTGCCAGCCCCTGGGCGAGCTGACCCCGTTTCGGCTGACCCTGTCCCGCGATCGTCTGCGCTGGCGCCTCGAAGGCCAGGCCAGCGGACGCTTGGACATCGAGTCACCGTCCGCATGA
- the gspJ gene encoding type II secretion system minor pseudopilin GspJ, which yields MRRADGYTLVEVLVAVLVFSVLAASAYVALDGLSRSAIGQREHAEALAGLQLGVARLESDLRQLSQRARRNALGQIEPAFSGSARGLSGVRAGWINPTGLRRSHLQRFAWQFEGGELARLSWPVTDPTEALSPAIETLDLDLEAVEWRYRDSTGAWHDQWPPRSGGAGPLPLAIEVLIDHERFGRIRRLLVISS from the coding sequence GTGAGACGGGCGGACGGGTACACCCTGGTCGAGGTGCTGGTGGCCGTGCTGGTCTTCTCGGTGCTGGCGGCCAGCGCCTACGTGGCCCTGGATGGCCTGAGTCGTTCGGCCATCGGCCAGCGCGAACACGCCGAGGCCCTCGCCGGTCTGCAGTTGGGCGTGGCGCGGCTGGAGTCGGACCTCCGCCAGCTCAGCCAGCGAGCCCGACGTAATGCCCTGGGTCAGATCGAGCCGGCCTTCAGTGGCTCCGCGCGTGGACTGAGCGGTGTTCGCGCCGGCTGGATCAATCCGACCGGCCTGCGCCGTAGCCATCTGCAGCGCTTTGCCTGGCAATTCGAGGGCGGTGAACTCGCCCGCCTGAGCTGGCCCGTGACCGATCCGACGGAGGCCCTGAGCCCGGCGATCGAAACCCTGGACCTGGATCTCGAGGCCGTGGAATGGCGCTATCGGGATTCGACCGGCGCCTGGCACGATCAATGGCCACCGCGCAGCGGCGGCGCCGGCCCGCTGCCCCTGGCCATCGAGGTCCTGATCGACCACGAACGCTTCGGTCGCATCCGGCGCCTGCTGGTGATTTCCTCGTGA
- the gspI gene encoding type II secretion system minor pseudopilin GspI, whose product MRGRRARGFTLLEVLVALLVVAIAVAALARVGAQSLSTQGDAEARTMALWVASNVIAELRLDPPAPGERRQGRSPMGQQDWHWEALIQPAPGNQMLRVDVAVFNEPGDPGPVLSHTGFLPL is encoded by the coding sequence ATGAGGGGTCGACGGGCCAGAGGGTTCACGCTGCTGGAGGTGCTGGTCGCACTGCTGGTGGTCGCGATTGCCGTGGCGGCGCTGGCGCGCGTGGGCGCCCAGAGCCTGAGCACCCAGGGCGATGCCGAGGCCCGCACGATGGCGCTGTGGGTGGCGAGCAACGTGATCGCCGAGCTGCGCCTCGACCCGCCGGCGCCGGGCGAGCGGCGCCAGGGGCGAAGCCCGATGGGGCAGCAGGATTGGCACTGGGAGGCCCTGATCCAGCCGGCACCGGGCAACCAGATGCTGCGCGTCGACGTGGCCGTGTTCAACGAGCCGGGGGATCCCGGCCCCGTGCTCTCTCACACGGGGTTCCTGCCGCTGTGA
- the gspG gene encoding type II secretion system major pseudopilin GspG, whose product MSVFRSRAAAGFSLIEILVVVVIIGILAAVVVPRVMDEPDRARVTKARQDVQALVTALNMYKLDNYHYPSTEQGLDALIRQPAGQPEAANWKPGGYIDRLPTDPWGRPYQYLNPGLKGEIDVWSFGANGMPGGEGTNAEIGNWEG is encoded by the coding sequence ATGAGCGTTTTTCGCAGCCGCGCGGCGGCCGGTTTTTCCCTGATCGAGATTCTGGTCGTGGTGGTGATCATCGGCATTCTGGCTGCGGTCGTCGTGCCGCGAGTCATGGACGAGCCGGACCGGGCCCGCGTGACCAAGGCGCGCCAGGACGTGCAGGCCCTGGTCACGGCGCTGAACATGTACAAGCTCGACAACTATCACTACCCGTCGACCGAGCAGGGCCTGGACGCCCTGATTCGGCAGCCTGCGGGCCAGCCGGAGGCCGCCAACTGGAAGCCCGGCGGTTACATCGACCGCCTGCCGACCGATCCCTGGGGCCGTCCCTACCAGTACCTCAATCCCGGCCTGAAGGGTGAGATCGACGTCTGGTCCTTCGGCGCCAACGGCATGCCCGGGGGCGAAGGCACCAACGCCGAGATCGGCAACTGGGAGGGCTGA
- the gspL gene encoding type II secretion system protein GspL — MASSAKEQVLVHAAGDRWSWRVLDRAGRVRSEGASAPEQADWPKDLPVHVLVDAAHCIGLRLDLPPMSAARQAKALRWAAEEHLASSAEDEHVVAGPRDAEQRLCCVVIGQARMSELMGRFEPLAVEQLVPDALCLPWAPGQITLASFGDRVLARWGDWDFGSFEPDLVADLLSTLDPEATRVWYGEALPALADDAGIEHRPDEPLQVLVQGLKAVPINLLSGPFASGSARAARSYWRYAAAAAVAAMVLAFAHAVVELELLESRAAELAGELDAQFAAAFPGVTPAGRHREQAERQLSRLRYGEAAGLLDLMNQAAPVIAGQPGLVLEAMSFREGRLEFQLRAPDVAGLEALARRFRDLDLRAEVQSASLEADGASGRLLLTSAGGA; from the coding sequence ATGGCGTCTTCGGCCAAGGAACAAGTACTGGTCCATGCGGCCGGAGACCGTTGGTCCTGGCGGGTGCTGGACCGTGCCGGCCGGGTCCGGTCCGAGGGCGCATCGGCGCCCGAACAGGCCGATTGGCCGAAGGATCTGCCGGTCCATGTGCTGGTCGATGCGGCCCATTGCATCGGCCTGCGTCTCGACCTCCCGCCCATGAGCGCCGCGCGCCAGGCCAAGGCCCTGCGCTGGGCGGCGGAAGAGCATCTGGCCAGCTCCGCGGAGGACGAACACGTGGTGGCGGGCCCACGAGATGCCGAGCAGCGCCTGTGCTGCGTGGTCATCGGCCAGGCTCGCATGAGCGAGCTGATGGGTCGCTTCGAGCCGCTGGCGGTGGAACAGCTGGTGCCCGATGCACTCTGCCTGCCCTGGGCGCCCGGTCAGATCACTCTGGCGTCCTTCGGCGATCGGGTGCTGGCGCGCTGGGGTGACTGGGACTTCGGCAGCTTCGAGCCCGACCTGGTCGCTGATCTGTTGAGCACGCTCGACCCCGAGGCCACTCGAGTCTGGTACGGCGAGGCGCTCCCGGCCCTGGCCGACGATGCCGGCATCGAGCATCGTCCCGACGAGCCCCTGCAGGTGCTGGTCCAGGGCCTGAAGGCCGTGCCGATCAATCTCCTCAGCGGGCCCTTTGCCTCGGGCAGTGCGCGGGCCGCCCGCTCCTACTGGCGCTACGCGGCCGCCGCAGCCGTGGCCGCCATGGTGCTGGCCTTTGCCCATGCCGTGGTCGAGCTCGAACTGCTCGAGTCGCGCGCCGCCGAACTTGCCGGTGAGCTGGACGCGCAGTTCGCCGCGGCCTTCCCGGGCGTCACGCCCGCCGGCCGGCATCGCGAGCAGGCCGAGCGCCAGCTCTCGCGCCTGCGCTACGGCGAGGCGGCCGGTCTGCTCGATCTGATGAACCAGGCCGCTCCGGTGATCGCCGGTCAGCCCGGTCTGGTGCTGGAGGCGATGAGTTTTCGCGAGGGTCGCCTGGAATTTCAGTTGCGCGCCCCCGATGTGGCCGGGCTCGAAGCCCTGGCGCGGCGTTTCCGTGACCTGGACCTGCGTGCCGAAGTGCAGTCGGCCAGCCTGGAGGCCGATGGTGCGAGCGGGCGCCTGTTGTTGACTTCGGCGGGTGGCGCATGA
- the queD gene encoding 6-carboxytetrahydropterin synthase QueD, with protein sequence MELFKIFTLESAHFLPRVPEGHKCRRMHGHSFRVEVHVSAPVDEDAGWVMDFADLKRAFQPIHDQLDHRLLNEVDGLENPTSENLARWIWQRLKPELPALSAILIQETCTSGCVYRGD encoded by the coding sequence ATGGAATTGTTCAAGATCTTCACCCTCGAATCCGCCCACTTTCTGCCCCGGGTCCCCGAGGGCCACAAGTGCCGCCGCATGCACGGCCACAGCTTTCGCGTCGAAGTCCACGTCAGCGCCCCCGTGGACGAGGACGCCGGCTGGGTGATGGACTTCGCCGATCTCAAGCGCGCCTTCCAGCCGATCCACGACCAGCTCGATCATCGCCTGCTCAACGAGGTCGACGGCCTCGAGAATCCCACCAGCGAAAACCTCGCGCGCTGGATCTGGCAACGACTGAAGCCTGAACTGCCCGCGCTGTCGGCCATCCTCATCCAGGAGACCTGCACCTCCGGCTGCGTCTACAGGGGCGACTGA
- the prmA gene encoding 50S ribosomal protein L11 methyltransferase → MSENDTQWYTVRLVLEPSQIDAAEDALFEQGAQAVTLLDAEDHPVHEPGPGERLLWPQVLVEALFDHPPALDTLASELSAAGVLVEASALQTASLADRDWVRAWMDEYQPMRFGAGLWICPNHIEPDPAWPRVIRLDPGLAFGSGTHPTTALCLEWLDGQDLSGQTVIDYGCGSGILAIAAALQGAERVIGVDHDPQAIEATRDNAQRNGVADAIEALLPADFQPEPCRLVLANILAGPLIELSDRICDCLAPGGRLVLSGILETQAEDVAAAYRSRLGEPTIAVRDGWVRLVFEG, encoded by the coding sequence ATGTCCGAGAACGACACTCAGTGGTACACCGTTCGCCTGGTCCTCGAACCGAGTCAGATCGACGCGGCCGAAGACGCCCTGTTCGAACAAGGGGCACAGGCCGTGACCCTGCTCGATGCGGAGGACCATCCGGTCCACGAGCCCGGCCCGGGCGAACGCCTGCTCTGGCCCCAGGTCCTGGTCGAGGCCCTGTTCGACCATCCGCCCGCACTCGACACCCTGGCCTCGGAGCTGAGCGCGGCCGGCGTCCTGGTCGAAGCCTCGGCCCTGCAGACCGCCAGCCTGGCCGACCGCGACTGGGTGCGCGCCTGGATGGATGAGTACCAGCCGATGCGCTTCGGAGCGGGTCTGTGGATCTGCCCCAACCACATCGAACCCGACCCCGCCTGGCCGCGCGTGATCCGCCTCGACCCAGGGCTCGCCTTCGGCAGCGGCACGCACCCCACCACCGCGCTCTGCCTGGAGTGGCTCGACGGTCAGGACCTGAGCGGCCAGACCGTGATCGACTACGGCTGCGGCTCCGGCATCCTCGCCATCGCCGCCGCCCTGCAGGGGGCCGAGCGCGTGATCGGCGTCGACCACGACCCTCAGGCCATCGAAGCCACCCGCGACAACGCCCAGCGCAACGGCGTGGCCGATGCCATCGAGGCTCTGCTCCCCGCCGATTTCCAGCCCGAGCCCTGCCGCCTCGTGCTGGCCAATATCCTCGCCGGTCCCCTGATCGAGCTATCCGACCGGATCTGCGACTGCCTGGCACCGGGCGGCCGCCTGGTCCTCTCCGGCATTCTGGAAACCCAGGCCGAAGACGTGGCCGCCGCCTATCGCTCCCGACTCGGCGAGCCGACGATCGCGGTACGGGATGGCTGGGTCCGTCTGGTCTTCGAGGGTTAG
- a CDS encoding class I SAM-dependent methyltransferase has product MTDTNYRAVWDRRSADDLAALEAVDNSGSEAVARATGAHTADMVATAVDLGPDDAILELGCGAARIGRELVGRCGHWTGVDISPNMIKVAGRRLEGHDNVRLEVLERTSLSMIDSDSLDKAYSVAVLCHMDKEDLFLYLREIARTLKSGGLAYVETWNLADPVGWQRWMYEVNFWDRSDHSERKDVARNQFCVAEEFALYAERAGLDVLVVFRDSPWLQMVVGKDLDAARREQERNRLAEQRSKIAHTPLFGQLFLEAIRVIYGDTHPKQSLRRLDAMGDRPEVGLYRTLIEGLWEQDPDRYGPPPEE; this is encoded by the coding sequence ATGACCGATACCAACTATCGCGCGGTCTGGGATCGCCGCTCGGCGGATGATCTGGCCGCCCTGGAAGCCGTGGACAACAGCGGCAGTGAAGCCGTCGCCCGGGCCACGGGTGCGCATACGGCCGACATGGTCGCCACGGCCGTCGATCTGGGCCCGGACGATGCCATCCTCGAGCTGGGCTGCGGCGCGGCGCGCATCGGGCGGGAGCTGGTCGGACGCTGCGGCCACTGGACCGGCGTGGACATCTCGCCGAACATGATCAAGGTGGCCGGTCGTCGCCTCGAAGGTCACGACAACGTGCGCCTGGAGGTGCTGGAGCGGACCAGCCTGTCGATGATCGACTCGGACAGTCTGGACAAGGCCTACTCCGTGGCCGTGCTCTGCCACATGGACAAGGAGGACCTGTTCCTCTACCTGCGCGAGATCGCGCGCACGCTCAAGTCCGGCGGCCTGGCCTACGTCGAGACCTGGAACCTGGCCGATCCGGTCGGCTGGCAGCGCTGGATGTACGAAGTCAATTTCTGGGATCGCTCCGACCATTCCGAGCGCAAGGACGTGGCCCGCAACCAGTTCTGCGTGGCCGAGGAATTCGCCCTCTACGCCGAGCGCGCCGGTCTGGACGTGCTGGTGGTCTTCCGCGATTCGCCCTGGCTGCAGATGGTGGTCGGCAAGGACCTGGACGCGGCCCGCCGCGAGCAGGAGCGCAATCGCCTGGCCGAGCAGCGCTCGAAGATCGCGCACACGCCGCTCTTCGGTCAGCTCTTCCTCGAAGCCATCCGGGTGATCTACGGCGACACCCATCCCAAGCAGTCCCTGCGTCGTCTTGACGCGATGGGCGATCGGCCGGAAGTCGGCCTGTACCGGACCCTGATCGAGGGCCTGTGGGAACAGGACCCGGATCGCTACGGCCCACCCCCCGAAGAGTAG
- the gspK gene encoding type II secretion system minor pseudopilin GspK: MALRRQRGAALLIALIAAALASVIALGLIERGQGTQARTQALLDNERAYQYALGMELLARDLIEQALSDGADPALLNGEWTPPFDVPGGWVQGRLFDQQARFNLNALVHPDPGSSAQALAAFERLLEHVGLDPVIALELADWLEGAPIARPGSAGSGVYAAFRPPYRAAGVPMAHPSELRWLRSVDAPAAERLASLTTTLPPTEQRININTTTAPVLAALVPELSLEEAERVLADGPWRELRGFLGHPVIQALATPGLEARLSVSSRWYLAQARVTLDGVERDYFGLIQLGGSGYDFRWFSQGVP, encoded by the coding sequence ATGGCCCTCCGTCGCCAGCGGGGCGCGGCCCTGCTGATCGCCCTGATTGCCGCCGCACTGGCCAGCGTGATCGCGTTGGGCCTGATCGAGCGCGGGCAGGGCACCCAGGCCCGCACCCAGGCCCTGCTGGACAATGAACGCGCCTATCAGTACGCCCTGGGCATGGAATTGCTGGCCAGGGATCTGATCGAGCAGGCCCTGTCCGATGGCGCCGATCCGGCCCTCCTCAACGGCGAATGGACCCCGCCCTTCGACGTGCCGGGTGGCTGGGTGCAGGGGCGCTTGTTCGACCAGCAGGCCCGCTTCAACCTCAACGCCCTGGTCCATCCGGACCCCGGCAGCAGCGCCCAGGCCCTGGCCGCCTTCGAACGCCTGCTCGAGCACGTCGGTCTCGATCCGGTCATTGCCCTCGAGCTGGCCGACTGGCTGGAGGGGGCGCCGATCGCCCGACCGGGCAGCGCCGGCAGCGGCGTCTATGCGGCCTTCCGGCCGCCCTATCGAGCGGCGGGCGTGCCGATGGCGCACCCGAGTGAACTGCGCTGGCTTCGTAGCGTCGACGCCCCAGCGGCCGAGCGCCTGGCCAGCCTGACCACGACTCTGCCGCCGACGGAGCAGCGGATCAATATCAACACGACCACGGCGCCGGTGCTGGCGGCCCTGGTGCCCGAGCTGAGTCTGGAAGAGGCCGAGCGCGTGCTCGCGGACGGGCCCTGGCGGGAACTTCGGGGGTTTCTCGGGCACCCGGTCATCCAGGCGCTGGCCACGCCGGGCCTGGAAGCCCGCCTGAGCGTCAGCAGCCGCTGGTACCTGGCTCAGGCGCGGGTCACTCTGGATGGGGTGGAGCGGGACTACTTCGGGCTGATCCAGCTCGGGGGATCGGGTTATGATTTCCGCTGGTTCAGCCAGGGTGTGCCCTGA
- a CDS encoding phosphatase PAP2 family protein: MESRKPLGAATRLTTGFQRLDVLEARLCQPINAWSRQRWLRSMFLLVSRLGDGPLWYGLMLALPLVLGKLGLALSLQMMFGGLLGLSCYKLLKARTVRERPFASHPGIVCTGVPLDRYSFPSGHTLHAVLFGWLILSAVPALAPLLIPFVALIALSRIVLGLHYPSDVLIGATIGLLLARLVQALLPLAGFAPAA, translated from the coding sequence ATGGAATCGAGAAAGCCACTCGGCGCGGCCACCCGCCTGACCACTGGTTTCCAGCGTCTCGACGTGCTGGAAGCGCGGCTGTGCCAGCCGATCAACGCCTGGTCCCGGCAGCGCTGGCTGCGCTCGATGTTCCTGCTGGTCAGTCGCCTGGGCGACGGTCCGCTCTGGTACGGCCTGATGCTCGCCCTGCCCCTGGTTCTCGGCAAGCTCGGTCTGGCGCTGAGCCTGCAGATGATGTTCGGCGGCCTGCTCGGCCTGAGCTGCTACAAGCTCCTCAAGGCCCGAACGGTGCGCGAGCGCCCCTTCGCCAGCCATCCCGGCATCGTCTGCACCGGCGTGCCCCTGGACCGCTACAGCTTTCCCTCCGGACACACCCTGCACGCGGTGCTGTTCGGCTGGCTGATCCTCAGCGCAGTCCCCGCGCTGGCGCCGCTCCTGATCCCCTTCGTCGCGCTGATCGCCCTGTCGCGGATCGTGCTCGGCCTCCACTACCCCAGCGATGTGCTGATCGGCGCCACGATCGGGCTGCTGCTCGCCCGCCTGGTCCAGGCCCTGCTACCGCTGGCAGGATTTGCCCCCGCCGCCTGA
- a CDS encoding 16S rRNA (uracil(1498)-N(3))-methyltransferase produces the protein MRRIRLYDDQPMAAGQALELGSGPAKHLLRVLRRQLGDEVVLFNGDGQEYEGRIVELIGKNGCRIEIDRAVRPPVESPLDIVLAQAIARGERMDWAIQKAVELGVTAIQPVFSERCEVRLDERREAKRLAHWQGVVVAACEQSGRARVPEVHSPIPLDQLEPGKAVGLYLDPEADLRPAELQIESGRTILIAIGPEGGFSQQECDALSRRGFRGLRLGPRVLRTETAGAAAIAMLQTRFGDW, from the coding sequence ATGCGCCGCATTCGCCTGTACGACGATCAACCGATGGCCGCCGGCCAGGCCCTCGAACTGGGCAGCGGGCCGGCGAAGCATCTGCTGCGCGTCCTGCGCCGCCAGCTCGGCGATGAAGTCGTGCTGTTCAACGGCGACGGACAGGAGTACGAAGGCCGGATCGTCGAACTGATCGGCAAGAACGGCTGCCGCATCGAGATCGATCGCGCCGTCCGCCCGCCGGTGGAATCCCCCCTGGACATCGTCCTGGCCCAGGCCATCGCTCGTGGTGAGCGGATGGACTGGGCGATTCAGAAGGCCGTCGAACTGGGCGTGACCGCCATCCAGCCCGTGTTCAGCGAGCGCTGCGAGGTGCGCCTGGACGAGCGTCGGGAAGCCAAGCGCCTCGCCCACTGGCAGGGCGTGGTGGTCGCCGCCTGCGAGCAGAGCGGGCGGGCACGCGTGCCCGAGGTGCATTCGCCCATTCCGCTGGATCAGCTCGAGCCCGGCAAGGCGGTCGGCCTCTACCTCGACCCGGAAGCCGATCTGCGCCCGGCCGAACTCCAGATCGAATCCGGGCGCACGATCCTGATCGCCATCGGCCCCGAGGGGGGCTTCAGCCAGCAGGAATGCGACGCCCTGTCCAGGCGGGGTTTTCGGGGCTTGCGCCTCGGCCCGCGCGTGCTCCGCACCGAAACCGCCGGCGCCGCTGCCATCGCCATGCTCCAGACCCGCTTCGGGGACTGGTAG